The sequence below is a genomic window from Synechococcus sp. PCC 7335.
CCAGATTGCGTAGTTTCACCTGGACTACTGAGAAAATTTGCACGCGATCAGGCGGCTACGAAGGGAAAAGTGAATTAAAACATTAATTAATCTAAAAGATAACATTCTTAATCGATTGACTGCGAATCTAGAAAGAAAGCTTATTTCTGAACAAAAATAAGCAACAAATGGAAGAAAAACGATTGATTTTTCAGTTTTCGCTAGTCAAATAGCCCAAGAGAGAGGATAATCTTCGTTTTTTCCCGGAAACACGGGTTTTATAGCCCTATAGTACTTGTGATCTATTAAGTTCTTATGCTACAAATACTATCGAAGTTTTTAAGGTACTCACTTTTATGAACAAAGCTGAACTAATTGATATGGTCGCAGAGAAGGCAGATGTCTCAAAGAAGGACGCCGATGTCGTTTTGACAGCGGTTATTGATTCAATCATGGAATCTGTCGCAAAGGGCGATAAGGTTAGCTTGGTAGGGTTTGGTAGCTTTGAGCCTCGCGATCGCAAAGCTCGTGATGGCCGCAACCCTCAAACAGGTGAGACTATTAAAATTCCAGCGACAACTGTTCCTGCCTTCTCAGCAGGTAAGGGCTTTAAGCA
It includes:
- a CDS encoding HU family DNA-binding protein, which codes for MNKAELIDMVAEKADVSKKDADVVLTAVIDSIMESVAKGDKVSLVGFGSFEPRDRKARDGRNPQTGETIKIPATTVPAFSAGKGFKQLVADA